A window of Actinomadura viridis genomic DNA:
CGCGCGGCCGGCGGCGAGTCCCGGCCGGTAAGTGAAGGACAGCGTGATCGCGTCCGGATCGGTGAATTCGGTACCGATCCAGTCCAGCTTCGCGTCCCAGCGGCCGAGGAGTCCGGGACGGTCGCGCAGCCCCGCGGCGATCAGCCGCGTGGCCTCGCGGGCAGGCCACGCCCACGAACGGTCGTTCTCGGCATGAGCGATCTCGGCGTCGTACTCGGCGGCGTCGAAGCGGTACTCGGGCAGCTCGGGCACGGGTCGCCGGGAGGGAAGCAGGTCCGGACGCCGCCAGTCCCGCCACACCACGTGGTTCCCTTCGCGGCGGATGGTGACGTAGAACGCACCGCAGCAGCCTTCGGTGCAGCACGCCTCGGCCAGTTGCACTTCCCTGGGTTCGGTCCCGGCGCGCAGGCGTCCGCTGTCGAGCAGGTACTCCGGTGAGTTGCCGGGGCCCTGCCCGAAGGCATCGGGCACCAGCGGGCGACCGTCGATCAGGATCCGGGTCTCGACGGCTTGGGGTACCAGCGGATCCCGTACCGCGACCTCGACGCGGAACCGGGCCGGGGCCGTCCGGGGCGCGAAGAGTCGCTGTTCCGTACGGCGCGTCCAGTCGGCCCGGTGGCGTGCCACCCGGTCGCCGGGGTCGCCGGCCTGTACGGCGGCCCAGGCGGGTGACCTGAGCACGCGTTCGAGGGTGCGCTGCAGCGCCTCGCGCTGCCCGGGCCGCCAGTCGAGAAGGACGCTGGGACCGCTCCGCAGGTCTAGGGCCAGGGACAGGAGGGTCGCGTAATGGTCGAGGGTCGGGGGCAGTTGGTCGGAGCGGGCCACAATGGCTTCGTACGCGGCGACGGCCTGCGGGTAGGCGAGGATCTCGGTTTGAGAGTCCCCCACGTTCGTCATCCTGACCAGCAGGCGCGCCCCCTGGGCCAGCGCACGGGGGTCGACCGGATCCTTGGAAAGGATGTCCGCGAGGCGAACGGCCCCGGCGATCCTGCGGGCGGTAGCGGGGAACACGGTACGAGGCTCCAGAGGAATGGTCATCAGCCAGGCACGAGCAGCGGGGTCGTCGCGGCCGACGAGGGCTTCGATCATGTGCCGCCGTTCCCGGCCCTGGACGCGGTCGCCGAGCCAGACCAAGGCCGAGGTCGAGTCGTCGATGCCGGTGAGCGCGTCGACGACCGGCCGGGTGAGGCCCCGCAGCAATCCCAGGATCTTGAGATAGGGCACGTCCTCCGGCTCGCCGAGATGAGCCAGCAGGCGGAGGCCGACGCCCACGGCCGCGGTACTGGTGCCCGTACGCGTCAGGTGGCGGCCGAGAGCGCGGGCCGCCGCCTCGTCGTCCGGGGAGGGCTTGGCCAGGGAGCGAGAGAAGATCCGGTCCTGTACGCCCAGTTCGCCGAGACGGCGCTGGAACTCGTCCGCCGCCCGGACCGTGTCCGGGTCGGCCAGCAGCGGAGTGAGCGCCGCGACCGCGGCATCTTGAGTTTCGGACCAGCTGGGGCCTTCCCGCGCCCCCCGGTCCTGAAGAGGGTATCCGCCCTTCGGGTAGCGGCCTTCGGGCTCGGCCCGATACAGGCGCAGGGCGTATTCGTAGAGAGATGGACGAGAGGTGAGCGCGCCGCGCTCATCGGGGGCGCTCACCGAGCGGAGCGCGACTCGATTCCGTAGATCATGTCGGGATGATGTCAGCTCGCCCGCCTGGGTGCCAGACGAATTCGTGACCGTTCGCGCCCCGGACGCCCCCTGGCCCTCACTTCGTCCTGGCCTCCAACTCCGCGAAGACGACCTTCCCTCCGTCGGTGAGCGGGCGGCATCCCCAACGGCGCGCCAGCGCCTCGACTAGGAGAAGGCCCCGGCCCGACTCGGAGTCGAGCCCGGGGACGCGGGTGACGGGCATGGACGCGCTCCTGTCCCAGGTCTCCACCACTGGACGTCCGTCCAGGAGGTACGCACGGACGATCACCAGGTCGTCGCCCTCCGAACCGTGCCTGATGGCATTGGTGGTCAGCTCCGAGACGATCGTGCGGGCGATTTCGTCATCAAGGCCCCACGCCCCGAAGACCATCGCGATGAATTCACGGGCCTGCTTGACCGCCTCCGGACAGGCTTTCAGGACGATCGTGGACGGCTCCGACATGCTGGACCTCCGAATGTCGTGACTCACGACACAGGCTCCCTTGCGCACCGTAATGTCACCCGAGAAGCCGGTGACCGCACACCGCTCGCTTACGCCCCCTGAAGCCGAGTTACGTTCGCTCACGGAGGTCAGGACATGCCTACTCGCAAGGCATCCCCAGAGTTGAAGTCGTTCGGTACGGAGGTGACGCGGCTACGAGAGGAGGCGGGGCTGACGCGTACCGAACTCGCGGCACTCGTGACCGTCAGCCGTTCGTACGTCAGCCAGGTCGAGTCGGGGAACACCCGCTGCCGCCAGGACTTCGCAGCCCGGCTGGACAAGGGGCTGGGCACGGGGACCGCGCTCTTCGACGCGTGGAACGACCTGGTGCGCTCGACCGGCTATCCGCGCTACTTCACCGACTTCTCCGCAGCGGAGAAATCCGCGGTGATGCTCCGCGCCTATGAGACCACCTACATCTACGGTCTTCTCCAGATCGAGTCGTACGCACGGGTGCTACTGACTACAGACGAGGCTGTTCAAGGCAGGATGCGACGTCAAAACATTCTCGCCCGTGACCACCCTCCCATGATCTGCGTCGTTCTCGACGAGTCAGTGCTCTATCGCCAGGTAGGGAGCAGCGAGGTGATGCACGAACAACTCGGCCACCTCCTGTCGATCTTTGGACGGGAGAACATCGCCCTGCAGATCGCCCCTGTCGCCTACTACCGAGGCGTTCGGGCATCCTTTACGATCGCCACACAACCCGACCGGACTGAAGTGCTCTACCTGGAGAACGCTGCACGTGGAGAGACGAACACCGACGCGGAAGACCTGACTCAGGTCTCGGAGACGTTCGTTAGGCTGCAAGCAAGGGCGCTCTCCGTGGACGACTCGCGGGCGCTGATCGAAAGGACGATGGTCGAGAGATGGACCTGAACGAGGCCGCATGGCGCAGGTCACGACACAGCGGCGACGACGGTGGAAACTGCGTTGAAGTGGCCCCTCTGAACGACGTGATCGGCGTGCGGGACTCCAAGGACCCCGGACGTGGCGCGCTCCTGCTCGGCCGCGCCGAGTTCGGGATACTCTTGGAGCAACTCAAGAGGCACTGAACACCCCTGAATGTGGAGCCCCGGGCCTTTGCGGCGCCGGGGCTTCCATCGTTCACGGCTCGTATCAGGGAGACGCACGGACCGGGGTCTGGAAAGCAGGCTCGGGCTCGGGGTGCGGTGGGTGACCAAGGGTCGGTGTCACTCGGCCCTCGGTGACCTGCTCTGGACGCGGGCGGGCGGATTCTCATCTCCCTGAGTCCTGTTCTAATGGTGATCGTGCCGAGCGATCCTCGTCGTGTCGGACGGGCCGGCGCGGAACGTGCGGCGGTAGTCGCTCGGCGGGACGCCGACCTTCGGGGTGAAGTGGCGGCGCAGGTTGGCGGCGGATCCGAGGCCGCTGCGCCGGGCGACCTGGTCGACCGGCAGGTCGGTGGACTCCAGGAGCCTGCGCGCCTGGGTGAGCCGCTGGTCGAGGAGCCAGCGCAGGGGTGTGGTCCCGGTGGTGGCCGCGAACCGCCGGGCGAACGTGCGCGGGCTCATCCGGGCCCTGCGGGCCAGCTCCCCTACGGTCAGCGGCCGGTCCAGGCGCTCCGCCGCCCACTGCATGACCGGCCCGAGCCCCTCGTCACCGGGGCTGGGGACGGCGAGTTCGATGTACTGGGCCTGGCCGCCGGGCCGGTGCGCGGGCAGGACCATGGTGCGGGCCAGCCGGTTGGCCGCGTCCGCGCCGAGGTCGCGGCGGAGCAGGTGCAGGCACAGGTCCACCCCGGCGCTGCGGCCGGCGCTGGTCAGCACGTCGCCGTCGTCGATGTAGAGGACCGAGGCGTCCACCCGCACCCGGGGATGACGGCGCGCGAGCGTGTCGGCGAAGATCCAGTGGGTGGCGGCGCGCCTGCCGTCGAGGAGCCCCGCGGCGGCCAGGGCGAAGGCGCCGGTGCACAGCGACACCATGCGCGCGCCCCCGCGGGCGGCCTCGGCGAGCGCGCCGGTCAGCTCCGCCGGGAGCGTCCGTTCGGTCTCCACGTACACGTACGGCAGCGCCGGAACGATCACCGTGTCCGCACCGGCGAGGCCGTCGAGGCCATGCCCGGCGTCGACGGTGAACCCGAACTCCGACCGCACGGCGCCGGGCCTCAGCCCGCACATCCGCAGCTCGTACCACGGGTCGGCCAGGTCGAGGCGTTCCGGGCCGAACACCTGGCAGGCGATGCTCAGCTCGAACAGGGGCATGTCGTCGAGCGCGGCGACCGCGACCGTTCCGGTGGTCATGGCCGCCAGCCTAATGGCAGGAATGTTGCGCAAATCGTCGTTCCTGCCACTCGATCAACCGTGGCCCGCGCTGGAACGCTGCTCGCACCGTTTCCAGTGAAGGAGCCCTGAATGCCCGCGTCCCCCTCCCCCGCCGTGCAGCCCGCCGACGGCCGGCCGATCGTCGAGCTGCGGCGGTACACGCTGCGTCCCGGCGAGCGGGACACCCTCATCGGGCTGTTCGACCGGGAGTTCGTCGAAACGCAGGAGGCCGTGGGGATCGACGTCATCGGCCAGTTCCGCGACGAGGACGATCCGGACCGGTTCGTCTGGCTGCGCTCGTTCCCGGACATGCGCTCCCGGGCCGGGTCGCTGACCGCCTTCTACCTCGAAGGCGAGGCGTGGAAGGCGCACGGCCCGGCGGCCAGCGCGACGATGCTCGACTCGTCCGACGTCCTGCTGCTGCGCCCGTCCGCCCTGGGAGCCGGTTTCCGCCCGAAGGAGGGCCGCCCGCCCGTGGGCTCCGGCACGCTTCCCTCGTCCCGGGTGATGGTCACGCTCTACTTCCTGAACGCTCCCGCCGGCGACGCGTTCCTCCGGTTCTTCGACGCCCAGGTGAGCCCGCTCATGGCCGAGATGGGCGCGGCGCCCATCGCGACCCTGGTGACCGAGCACGCGGAGAACACGTTCCCGAGGTTGCCGGTACGGGAGGGCGAGAACGTCTTCGCCTGGTTCGCGGCGTTCGAGAACGCGGACCGGCTCCGCGAGCACCAGGAACGCCTGGCCCGCTCTCCGGAATGGACAGTGAAGACGCTGCCCCGCCTGACCGACTTCCTGTCGGCCCCCGCCGAACAGTGGAGGCTGGCGCCCACGGCCCGTTCCCTGCTCCGCTGACCATCGGCTGATTCCAGGCATCCGGGAACCATCTGGCCATGGCGTACGTCTTCGATATATCGTTGTCGTATCGCGAGAGATCATAGAGAGATCTCGGAAGGCGGTGGAGAACATGGGGACGACGCATGGTCCGGGACCGGATCCACGTTGGGCCTTCGCCGCGGCGGCGCTCGGCGCGAAGGCCGCCCACGCGGTGGCGAACGCGGCGCGCGGACATGAGCACCATGAGAAGGGGCACCGGCACGGAGGTTGCGGGCCCCGGACGGGCAGGGGCGAGATGCCAGAGTTCGGAGGGCTCTTCGGTGGCGGGCCGGGACCCTGGGGGCCGCCGCCCGCTGGCCCGTGGCCGTTCGGGCGCGGCGGCCCGCCGTGGGCCAAGGGGCCGGGCGGCCGGGGCGCGCGGGCGCGGAAGGGCAACGTGCGCGCGGCCGTCCTGGCGCTGCTGACCGAGGAGCCGCGGAACGGCTACCAGATCATCCAGGAGATCAACGAGCGCAGCGGCGGGGGCTGGAAGCCCAGCCCGGGCGCGATCTACCCGGCGCTGCAGCAGCTGGCCGACGAGGGCCTCATCCGCGGTGAGGAGGCCGGGGGCCGCCGCACGTTCCACCTGACCGACGAGGGCCGGGCGTACGTCGCCGAGCACGCGGAGGAGCTGGACGAGCCGTGGGCGGAGATGGCGCCCGACTTCGGCGAGGGCGTGCCCGACCTGTTCAAGCAGGCGGCGCAGACCGGCGCCGCGGTGATGCAGATCGTCCACTCGGGCTCGCCCGGGCAGGTCGCCCAGGCCAAGGACGTGCTGGCCGAGGCGCGGCGGCGGCTCTACCTGATCCTGGCCGAGGACGACCCCGGCCCCACCGACGCGCCGGAGGAGTGACGATGACCCGGCCGGACGACATGCGCGTCGGCGACGCCGAGCGGGACGCGGTGACGGCGGCGCTGCACGATCACTTCGCGGCGGGCCGGCTGGACCGCCAGGAGCTCGACGAGCGCCTCGGGGCGACGCTGGCCGCCAAGACCCAGGGCGACCTGCGGGCGGTGGTCACGGACCTGCCGGGCTCCAACGGCCTGCCCGAACGGGTGTCGCGGGCGGCCGTCCCGGGCCGACCGTACTGGGGGCCGCCGCGACCTGCCCATCACGGGCATCCGGTACGGGCCCACCGGCACGGGCCGTTCCCGGTGTTCCCGCTGATGCTCGTCGCCTTCACGGTCGTCGCGTTCACGGCGGGCCCGGGCGTGGCGATGCTGACGGTGCTGCAGATCGCGATGCTGGTCTGGATCGTGCGGGCGGTGTTCACGGTCGCCGGCGGCAGGCGCGG
This region includes:
- a CDS encoding DUF397 domain-containing protein, translated to MDLNEAAWRRSRHSGDDGGNCVEVAPLNDVIGVRDSKDPGRGALLLGRAEFGILLEQLKRH
- a CDS encoding helix-turn-helix domain-containing protein, with the protein product MPTRKASPELKSFGTEVTRLREEAGLTRTELAALVTVSRSYVSQVESGNTRCRQDFAARLDKGLGTGTALFDAWNDLVRSTGYPRYFTDFSAAEKSAVMLRAYETTYIYGLLQIESYARVLLTTDEAVQGRMRRQNILARDHPPMICVVLDESVLYRQVGSSEVMHEQLGHLLSIFGRENIALQIAPVAYYRGVRASFTIATQPDRTEVLYLENAARGETNTDAEDLTQVSETFVRLQARALSVDDSRALIERTMVERWT
- a CDS encoding NIPSNAP family protein is translated as MPASPSPAVQPADGRPIVELRRYTLRPGERDTLIGLFDREFVETQEAVGIDVIGQFRDEDDPDRFVWLRSFPDMRSRAGSLTAFYLEGEAWKAHGPAASATMLDSSDVLLLRPSALGAGFRPKEGRPPVGSGTLPSSRVMVTLYFLNAPAGDAFLRFFDAQVSPLMAEMGAAPIATLVTEHAENTFPRLPVREGENVFAWFAAFENADRLREHQERLARSPEWTVKTLPRLTDFLSAPAEQWRLAPTARSLLR
- a CDS encoding PadR family transcriptional regulator, translated to MPEFGGLFGGGPGPWGPPPAGPWPFGRGGPPWAKGPGGRGARARKGNVRAAVLALLTEEPRNGYQIIQEINERSGGGWKPSPGAIYPALQQLADEGLIRGEEAGGRRTFHLTDEGRAYVAEHAEELDEPWAEMAPDFGEGVPDLFKQAAQTGAAVMQIVHSGSPGQVAQAKDVLAEARRRLYLILAEDDPGPTDAPEE
- a CDS encoding GlxA family transcriptional regulator, producing MTTGTVAVAALDDMPLFELSIACQVFGPERLDLADPWYELRMCGLRPGAVRSEFGFTVDAGHGLDGLAGADTVIVPALPYVYVETERTLPAELTGALAEAARGGARMVSLCTGAFALAAAGLLDGRRAATHWIFADTLARRHPRVRVDASVLYIDDGDVLTSAGRSAGVDLCLHLLRRDLGADAANRLARTMVLPAHRPGGQAQYIELAVPSPGDEGLGPVMQWAAERLDRPLTVGELARRARMSPRTFARRFAATTGTTPLRWLLDQRLTQARRLLESTDLPVDQVARRSGLGSAANLRRHFTPKVGVPPSDYRRTFRAGPSDTTRIARHDHH
- a CDS encoding ATP-binding protein, encoding MSHDIRRSSMSEPSTIVLKACPEAVKQAREFIAMVFGAWGLDDEIARTIVSELTTNAIRHGSEGDDLVIVRAYLLDGRPVVETWDRSASMPVTRVPGLDSESGRGLLLVEALARRWGCRPLTDGGKVVFAELEARTK
- a CDS encoding DUF1707 SHOCT-like domain-containing protein yields the protein MTRPDDMRVGDAERDAVTAALHDHFAAGRLDRQELDERLGATLAAKTQGDLRAVVTDLPGSNGLPERVSRAAVPGRPYWGPPRPAHHGHPVRAHRHGPFPVFPLMLVAFTVVAFTAGPGVAMLTVLQIAMLVWIVRAVFTVAGGRRGR